The following are encoded together in the Corticium candelabrum chromosome 1, ooCorCand1.1, whole genome shotgun sequence genome:
- the LOC134188138 gene encoding mitochondrial sodium/calcium exchanger protein-like, giving the protein MSRALCLLFCFVSCVFIIGTDAQDMDGSSANAVRPPEAPDWSNVDCASLNKYGSNMSCTFVRNAANCQLDDGFIDYFEIIYCDVPHKLVPLIVTVMFIWLAFLLIALGTTAEEFFCPSLTVISQTLKMNQNMAGVTFLAIGNGAPDIFSSFAAIKNSKQNDISLAIGALFGAGIFVSGVVVGAICIKTTFTLTSRPFLRDVIFYLSATMWVFTILWRGKLFLAEALGIIGLYVIYVIVVVLGRYIYQRGKKRQGGDIPSMSQSPKLTGKELVDGQRKRSQPDVYIRQAITASCGSESGVGMMQENGSPDNLQEERDIQSPESFEEHVDPVDPGTVSTRSSKELDTISVASDIATDLVDASGHFSSYSTGCNSPLRTRRRSRSLPPIRSPSEHEVTVTERLHQQRRKLRIKRMSFGIANALDMGETIGVALLGNYRIAHPHTSQAARRWDRERDEGIEDAEPLLSESISFKVDPLDHPFVYALKGLIPIKCEDWKGEGIIWKILDILKIPVLFLLLLTTPVVDYEEDYNKWNKWLNIWHIMIAPVFFVVATNIYHIELNGVFPVWALALVIAVVAAVVVAFTSKPYKPPVYHALFAYVGFIVSIIWIYAVANEIVNVLQTSGAVFNISSGILGLTVLAWANSIGDFVSDFTMAKQGFPRMGVSACFGGPLLNLLLGFGIGTAYRCITNASDYTMKLNSLTSVEFICAIFLMANLVFSLVLVTIVFKFRVGRFYGISLLCIYVTFVVVAVFGEIGLISSPV; this is encoded by the exons ATGTCTAGAGCTCTTTGTCTCTTGTTCTGTTTCGTTAGCTGCGTTTTTATTATTGGGACCGACGCCCAAGACATGGACGGCAGCTCTGCAAACGCAGTAAGACCACCAGAAGCTCCTGATTGGTCGAATGTCGAC tgtGCTTCTCTAAACAAGTATGGCTCAAATATGTCGTGTACATTTGTCAGGAATGCTGCTAATTGTCAACTCGATGATGGCTTCATTGATTACTTTGAAATTATATATTGCGATGTTCCTCATAAACTTGTTCCGCTCATTGTCACAGTGATG TTTATTTGGCTTGCTTTTCTACTTATTGCATTAGGAACAACTGCAGAAGAATT TTTCTGTCCCTCTCTAACAGTCATTTCCCAGACATTAAAAATGAATCAGAACATGGCG GGTGTGACATTTTTGGCTATTGGCAATGGAGCTCCTGACATTTTTAGTTCATTTGCTGCTATAAAAAATTCAAAGCAAAACGATATCAGTCTGGCTATTGGAGCATTGTTTG GtgctggcatttttgtgtctggTGTTGTGGTGGGTGCCATATGTATTAAGACAACATTTACATTGACTTCTCGACCATTTTTAAGAGatgttattttttatttgtctgctaCCATGTGGGTGTTTACAATTCTGTGGCGAGGCAAACTATTTTTAGCAGAGGCACTTg GTATTATTGGCTTGTACGTTATATATGTGATTGTAGTAGTTCTTGGTCGCTACATCTATCAGAGAGGGAAAAAGCGTCAAGGTGGTGATATTCCTTCCATGTCACAAAGTCCCAAGCTTACTGGGAAGGAACTTGTTGATGGTCAGCGCAAGAGGTCACAACCTGATGTTTATATTCGTCAGGCAATAACAGCTTCATGCGGCTCAGAGTCAGGAGTTGGAATGATGCAGGAAAATGGAAGTCCAGACAATTTACAAGAAGAGAGGGACATACAGTCACCAGAGTCATTTGAAGAACATGTGGATCCAGTGGATCCAGGAACTGTAAGCACAAGATCGTCAAAGGAACTTGATACAATATCTGTTGCTTCCGACATTGCGACTGATCTTGTTGATGCCAGTGGCCATTTCTCATCATACAGTACTGGCTGCAACTCCCCTTTAAGAACAAGACGAAGATCAAGAAGTTTGCCTCCTATACGGAGTCCATCTGAACATGAAGTGACTGTGACAGAGAGGCTACATCAACAGCGCAGGAAGCTGAGGATCAAACGAATGTCGTTTGGAATAGCAA ATGCTTTAGACATGGGTGAGACAATTGGAGTTGCATTGCTTGGCAATTATAGAATAGCTCATCCTCACACATCTCAAGCAGCACGTAGATGGGATCGAGAGAGGGATGAAGGCATCG AGGATGCTGAGCCTCTTCTTTCTGAAAGTATTTCTTTCAAAGTGGACCCTCTAGatcatccatttgtctatgCACTAAAAGGACTCATTCCTATCAAATGTGAGGATTGGAAGGGAGAAGGAATTATTTGGAAAATTCTTGACATTTTAAAA ATTCCTGTATTGTTTTTGCTGTTGCTGACGACACCTGTTGTTGACTACGAAGAGGATTACAACAAATGGAACAAATGGTTAAACATCTGGCACATTATGATTGCCCCTGTTTTCTTTGTCGTCGCAACAAACA TCTACCACATTGAGCTGAATGGTGTCTTTCCTGTTTGGGCTTTGGCATTGGTTAtagctgttgttgctgctgttgtggttGCATTCACTTCTAAGCCCTACAAGCCTCCTGTCTATCATGCA CTGTTTGCATATGTGGGTTTTATTGTATCAATCATATGGATCTATGCGGTCGCTAATGAGATAGTAAACGTATTGCAG ACTTCTGGTGCTGTGTTTAACATTAGCAGCGGTATTTTGGGGTTGACAGTTCTAGCTTGGGCTAACAGTATTGGAG ATTTTGTATCTGATTTTACCATGGCAAAACAAGGTTTTCCACGGATGGGCGTGTCTGCATGTTTTGGTGGTCCTTTACTGA ATCTCCTTCTTGGATTTGGCATTGGAACTGCATACCGCTGCATTACTAATGCATCAGATTATACAATGAAG CTGAACTCTCTGACATCGGTTGAATTTATTTGTGCAATATTTCTTATGGCAAACCTGGTATTCTCATTGGTGCTGGTTACCATTGTATTCAAATTTCGAGTTGGCCGTTTTTATGGCATCAGTCTACTATGTATTTATGTTACATTTGTTGTCGTAGCAGTCTTTGGAGAAATTGGTTTGATTTCATCTCCCGTATAA
- the LOC134193069 gene encoding uncharacterized protein LOC134193069 has product MLVGAVFAYALLMVSSISSGNSSDGRESKPRVDTDDSHLRFVTPRNKDIEFSPGAGGHVILGGVYLDERALMPVKGDKGEAGDKGLSVKGDTGSKGQKGEGGLKGETGVSVKGEKGVAGSKGAKGAGGDKGDGGSSGKDGSKGEKGGKGEAGTFGRDGRDGQAGVNGAKGDKGSAGKDVNPNTLADLEARIKALETFVNDEPPKWQNKSGLLANITTLTKQSLVLLALDPENGRVNYTIVAGQLPTSLSLDSASGIISGSVPNSVIATATNRQASFTFTVQAIDSIGKTAIQRFTIKVEGYPPADYDSGWFTFTAQKGSSSYKEFSHSFADYPARVRVLVKAIDGPNKDFIFYGVGCGVADDEDDHYTGIVFAYDTNRVRLWAPDDSNAGKNGGYAVGVEDGWGGEVNVQLSRSASVRVLAWRNSPDGSPDYKTVWTRMSSQAGSSSYKEFKHGLTSYPAVCRVLTKAVDGTNKDFIFEAVGFATSDDDADQYGGLVFGYNSSSVRLWAPDGNNRGSNGRIIFVTDGWGGETNTQSSNNADVKVEAWSSSNSAVRPPSFESKWVSISSQSGSSSFKEITHNLGVYPSLVRVLVRARNPNNVGYYFEGFGAQPGDDELDDYGGLIFAYDTKRVRIWVPDVNNAKKNGRILPLYDGWGGEVKVQQHQSTRDTADVKVQAWL; this is encoded by the exons ATGCTGGTTGGTGCAGTATTTGCATACGCGCTGCTAATGGTTTCTAGCATCTCTAGTGGCAATAGCAGCGACGGAAGAGAGTC GAAACCGCGCGTAGATACTGACGACAGTCATTTGCGCTTTGTGACCCCAAGAAACAAAGATATCGAGTTCTCACCCGGTGCAGGTGGTCACGTTATCTTGGGAGGAGTTTACCTGGACGAGAGAGCTCTCATGCCTGTCAAAGGAGACAAA GGAGAAGCAGGAGATAAGGGATTGTCAGTAAAAGGAGACACTG GGTCAAAAGGACAGAAAGGAGAAGGTGGCTTGAAAGGAGAAACAGGAGTGTCCgtgaaaggagagaaag GAGTCGCTGGGAGCAAGGGAGCTAAAGGTGCCGGCGGTGACAAGGGAGATGGTGGCAGTTCAGGCAAGGATGGCAGTAAAGGAGAAAAAGGTGGGAAGGGAGAAGCGGGAACGTTTGGTAGAGACGGTAGAGACGGACAAGCTGGTGTTAATGGAGCGAAGGGAGACAAAGGCAGCGCAGGCAAAGACGTCAATCCAAACACTTTAGCTGATCTAGAAGCGAGGATCAAAGCTTTGGAGACATTCGTTAATGACGAACCACCCAAATGGCAAAATAAAAGTGGATTACTGGCAAACATAACAACCCTAACCAAACAGTCACTTGTATTGTTAGCTTTG GATCCAGAAAATGGTCGTGTCAATTATACAATTGTTGCTGGCCAGTTACCCACGTCACTGTCGTTAGATTCAGCCAGTGGGATCATCTCTGGTAGTGTTCCCAACTCAGTCATAGCGactgcaacaaacagacaggcatcGTTTACTTTTACTGTTCAAGCTATTGACTCAATAGGAAAAACTGCAATTCAAAGGTTCACTATTAAAGTAGAAG GTTATCCACCCGCGGATTATGATTCTGGCTGGTTTACCTTCACTGCTCAGAAAGGTTCTAGCTCGTACAAAGAATTTTCTCACAGTTTTGCAGATTATCCTGCTAGAGTACGAGTGTTAGTTAAAGCTATCGACGGACCTAATAAAGACTTTATTTTCTACGGTGTGGGTTGTGGCGTGGCAGACGACGAAGACGATCATTACACGGGAATTGTGTTTGCTTACGATACGAATAGAGTACGGTTGTGGGCACCAGACGACAGCAATGCAGGGAAGAACGGTGGTTATGCAGTCGGTGTAGAAGATGGATGGGGAGGAGAAGTAAACGTGCAACTATCGCGATCGGCGAGCGTAAGAGTATTGGCGTGGAGAAATTCTCCCGACGGTTCTCCCGACTACAAGACGGTTTGGACTAGAATGAGTTCTCAAGCTGGTTCTTCTTCTTACAAAGAATTCAAGCACGGGTTAACTAGCTATCCTGCCGTCTGTCGTGTTCTCACCAAAGCAGTCGATGGTACTAATAAGGATTTTATTTTTGAAGCGGTAGGATTTGCGACTTCGGACGACGATGCAGATCAGTACGGTGGATTGGTGTTTGGTTATAATTCCTCTTCGGTTCGCTTGTGGGCTCCCGATGGCAATAACAGAGGAAGTAACGGGCGTATTATATTTGTAACGGATGGTTGGGGTGGCGAGACGAACACACAATCGTCTAATAACGCCGACGTGAAGGTGGAAGCTTGGTCTTCGTCTAACTCGGCGGTTCGTCCTCCGTCATTTGAAAGCAAATGGGTGAGCATTTCTTCTCAGTCCGGATCTTCATCGTTCAAAGAAATCACCCACAATCTTGGTGTCTATCCGTCTCTAGTGCGTGTCCTTGTGCGAGCTCGTAATCCTAATAACGTCGGCTACTATTTTGAGGGTTTTGGAGCTCAACCCGGCGACGACGAGTTGGATGACTATGGTGGTCTCATCTTCGCTTACGACACAAAGCGCGTTCGTATTTGGGTGCCCGACGTTAACAATGCTAAAAAGAACGGTCGCATATTGCCACTGTATGACGGCTGGGGAGGAGAAGTGAAAGTGCAGCAACACCAGAGTACACGCGATACGGCCGATGTGAAGGTGCAGGCGTGGTTGTGA
- the LOC134185405 gene encoding copper-transporting ATPase 2-like, which translates to MTCSSCVQSIKNTVSLLSHRIFSVNVSLESESATVKHAREITTDAICRSIIDAGFDCSVTESERLSFHESHYDVVGMTCDSCVHTIRRGLLDVDGVLRVDLSLSERLASVEHDVNVLPDVLAERIREMGFDAYPACRVKIADKRGQGEISEQTTLLPGNVSDRKKRQRDSIEPVMSTEQLVHVRITGMTCASCVAAIEGALMNMKGVQSALIGLMAERGEVMINSQQTTPDAVVEKINDLGYECTLIDKVEDGKVELLISGMTCSSCVQLIESSLKRLEGIEEASVALATMKCVVQYKPEILGVRKIIQTIEDAGHFTATLASAGQGEERLSHKKEIRQWRNSFLLCLLFAIPTMGVAMGLEGKCPDLIAPGLSVRNCILWIFCTIIQFIGGAYFYLSAFRALKHKSTNMDVLIMLATTIAYVYSTIVTIVAMAKKDKVPVVFFETPVMLLVFVALGRWLEHVAKGKTSEALANLMSLQASEATLVSLGPKDNIVSEEIIDIQLLQRGDIVKVIPGGKIPADGRVYLGDSMVDESMLTGESMPVRKQPEDIVMGGTVNLHGLLLVKATHVGRDSALSQIIRLVEDAQSSKAPIQRFADKIAGFFVPFIIIAAILTFTIWISIGIVNYDPINDFTKRRIDDNATKNGSCNREYPNQSESYFAMEFAFQTAITVLCIACPCALGLATPTAVMVGTGQGARQGILIKGGEPLEMAHKVRTVVFDKTGTLTHGKPRVVHSQMLHQVSSSEQLLLLAAIGTAEASSEHPLGVAICEHAKEECGVEHLGQVTDFEVVPGYGLVCTVFGLDAVMKQSSKLGASFDLWRKLSEGEDHRYHVLVGNCEWMNKNQISVSMETQEAMKEFQHLGHTVVLAAVDGKASALMTIADTIRLDAIDAVAELHRMRSKVVMLTGDNKRTARAIADQVGISVVFAEVLPSHKVEKVCALQEEGTHCVAFVGDGVNDSPALAQADVGIAIGSGTNVAMEAADIVLIRDDLMDVVAAIDLSRVTVRRIRINFFWAIVYNMIGIPLAAGILLPVGFIMPPWVASAAMAMSSVSVVCSSLMLKWYTKPQNRSSYLKPVNEKFPAVIPRWENRLVSYETTV; encoded by the exons ATGACTTGCTCTTCTTGTGTGCAATCGATAAAGAATACTGTCTCGCTATTGAGTCATCGTATTTTCTCCGTGAACGTCTCGTTGGAGTCTGAATCAGCCACAGTCAAACACGCACGAGAAATAACAACAGATGCGATATGTCGTTCTATTATTGATGCTGGATTTGACTGCTCCGTGACGGAATCTGAGCGTTTATCATTTCACGAGAGTCATTATGATGTTGTCGGGATGACGTGTGATTCGTGTGTTCATACAATTCGCAGAGGGCTGTTGGATGTGGATGGAGTTCTTAGAGTGGACTTGTCGCTCAGTGAGCGATTGGCTTCTGTTGAACATGATGTGAATGTTTTGCCTGATGTATTGGCTGAGAGAATTAGGGAGATGGGATTCGATGCTTATCCTGCATGTAGGGTCAAGATTGCAGACAAGAGAGGACAAG GGGAGATTAGTGAACAGACGACTCTTCTTCCTGGCAACGTTTCTGATAGAAAGAAAAGGCAGCGTGACAGTATTGAGCCAGTAATGTCGACAGAGCAACTGGTGCATGTGCGTATTACTGGCATGACATGTGCCTCATGTGTTGCGGCTATTGAAGGAGCTCTCATGAATATGAAAG GTGTTCAGTCAGCTCTTATTGGTCTCATGGCTGAGAGGGGTGAGGTGATGATTAATTCTCAGCAGACTACGCCAGATGCTGTAGTTGAGAAAATAAATGATTTGGGCTATGAGTGTACACTGATTGATAAAGTGGAAGATGGCAAAGTGGAGCTCTTG ATATCTGGTATGACATGTTCGTCTTGTGTACAACTCATTGAGTCATCGCTCAAACGACTTGAGGGCATTGAAGAAGCATCTGTGGCTCTGGCCACAATGAAGTGTGTTGTGCAATACAAACCTGAAATTTTAGGTGTTCGGAAGATCATTCAAACAATTGAG GATGCTGGACACTTTACAGCTACATTGGCTAGTGCTGGTCAAGGAGAAGAGCGGCTGTCACACAAGAAGGAAATTCGGCA GTGGCGCAATTCGTTTTTGCTGTGTCTTCTTTTTGCCATACCAACAATGGGTGTCGCTATGGGACTGGAGGGTAAATGCCCCGATCTTATTGCACCAGGTTTATCAGTCAGAAATTGTATTCTCTGGATATTCTGCACAATTATTCAG TTTATTGGTGGAGCATATTTCTACCTGTCTGCTTTCAGAGCTCTCAAACACAAGTCAACAAATATGGATGTTCTCATTATGCTGGCAACTACAATTGCTTATGTTTATTCG ACAATTGTGACCATTGTTGCAATGGCTAAAAAAGACAAAGTTCCTGTTGTCTTTTTTGAAACACCAGTGATGTTGCTAGTGTTTGTGGCTCTTGGACGTTGGCTGGAACATGTTGCAAAG GGCAAGACATCTGAAGCCTTGGCAAACCTGATGTCTCTTCAAGCCAGTGAAGCAACACTTGTGTCTCTTGGTCCCAAAGATAACATTGTTTC TGAGGAAATAATTGATATTCAGTTGCTTCAGAGAGGAGACATTGTCAAG GTCATCCCTGGTGGCAAGATACCAGCTGATGGTCGTGTTTACTTGGGTGACTCTATGGTAGACGAGTCAATGCTTACTGGAGAATCAATGCCTGTTCGCAAACAACCAGAAGACATTGTAATGGGTGGAACAGTCAATTTACACGGTCTCTTGCTGGTGAAGGCAACACACGTAGGAAGAGACTCAGCATTATCTCAAATAATTCGTCTCGTTGAAGATGCACAGTCTTCAAAAGCTCCCATTCAACGATTTGCAGACAAAATCGCAGGCTTTTTTGTTCcctttattattattgcagCCATTTTGACGTTTACCATTTGGATCTCAATTGGAATTGTTAATTATGATCCGATCAATGACTTCACCAAGCGCAGGATTGATGACAATGCAACAAAGAACGGAAGTTGCAATAGAGAATATCCCAATCAGAGCGAGAGCTATTTTGCAATGGAATTTGCTTTTCAGACAGCCATCACtgtgttgtgtattgcatGTCCTTGTGCTTTGGGTCTTGCCACACCTACAGCAGTTATGGTAGGGACGGGGCAAGGAGCGAGGCAGGGAATACTAATCAAAGGAGGCGAACCACTAGAAATGGCTCATAAG gTGCGAACTGTTGTGTTTGATAAAACAGGAACTTTGACTCACGGCAAGCCTCGTGTTGTCCACAGCCAGATGCTACATCAAGTCTCGTCAAGTGAACAACTCTTGCTGCTTGCAGCTATTGGAACAGCCGAGGCTAGCAGTGAGCATCCTTTAGGAGTTGCCATATGTGAGCATGCCAAGGAAGAATGTGGTGTGGAACATCTTGGTCAAGTGACTGACTTTGAAGTCGTCCCTGGATATGGACTAGTGTGCACAGTATTTGGGTTGGATGCAGTCATGAAACAGAGTAGCAAACTTGGTGCCAGTTTTGACTTATGGCGTAAGTTGTCTGAAGGTGAGGATCACCGTTATCATGTCTTGGTTGGCAACTGTGAGTGGATGAACAAGAATCAGATTTCTGTTTCTATGGAGACTCAAGAGGCAATGAAAGAATTTCAACATCTTGGACACACCGTTGTGCTGGCAGCTGTTGATG GGAAAGCTAGTGCTTTGATGACTATTGCTGACACCATCAGGTTAGATGCGATAGATGCTGTGGCTGAACTACATCGAATGAGAAGCAAAGTTGTCATGCTGACTGGAGACAACAAAAGAACAGCACGAGCCATTGCAGATCAG GTTGGAATCAGTGTCGTGTTTGCTGAAGTTCTGCCGTCACACAAGGTGGAGAAAGTTTGTGCACTTCAAGAAGAGGGAACACattgtgttgcatttgtggGAGATGGTGTCAATGATTCACCTGCTCTCGCACAAGCAGATGTTGGTATAGCCATTGGTAGTGGAACTAACGTAGCCATGGAAGCCGCAGACATTGTGCTAATTAGA gATGATTTAATggatgttgttgctgctattGACTTGTCTCGTGTGACAGTTCGTCGTATTCGTATTAATTTCTTTTGGGCAATTGTATACAACATGATTGGAATTCCGCTCGCTGCTGGCATCCTTCTTCCAGTTGGTTTCATTATGCCACCATGGGTAGCCAGTGCTGCCATGGCTATGTCTTctgtttcagttgtttgttcATCACTAATGCTGAAATG GTATACTAAGCCACAGAATCGATCAAGCTATTTGAAACCTGTGAATGAGAAGTTTCCAGCAGTGATTCCTAGATGGGAAAACAGGCTCGTGTCATATGAAACAACTGTATAG